The Pantoea nemavictus genome includes a region encoding these proteins:
- a CDS encoding DoxX family protein translates to MKHSLSQPPRIDAGLFFLRLTACLLLLHVHGLPKIFHFSEELTRIEDPFGLGAYMSLLPAIFAEVVCPLFILLGVFTRLACLPIIGVLLVAMVFVHPDWSVAEGQFGWLLLIIFTTLALTGAGRWRLFSAESAEVSRGAD, encoded by the coding sequence ATGAAACATTCACTCTCTCAGCCGCCCCGCATTGATGCGGGGCTGTTCTTCCTGCGTCTGACGGCCTGCCTGCTGTTGCTTCACGTACACGGCCTGCCGAAAATATTTCATTTCAGCGAAGAACTGACGCGTATTGAGGATCCTTTTGGCCTCGGTGCTTACATGAGTTTGCTTCCGGCGATTTTTGCCGAAGTGGTCTGTCCGCTATTTATCCTGCTCGGCGTCTTTACCCGCCTCGCCTGTCTGCCGATTATCGGCGTATTACTGGTAGCGATGGTGTTCGTCCATCCCGACTGGAGCGTGGCGGAAGGACAGTTTGGCTGGCTGTTGCTGATCATCTTTACCACGCTTGCACTGACCGGCGCCGGACGCTGGCGCCTCTTCAGCGCAGAATCAGCGGAGGTGTCACGTGGCGCAGATTAA
- a CDS encoding amidohydrolase, with translation MVTLGKADIILTNGRFHTVDRGNPVADAVAIRDGKFLEVGSLADVMQHHCEGTKVIDLKGHTAIPGLNDSHLHLIRGGLNYNLELRWEGVPSIADALRMLREQALRTPSPQWVRVVGGWTEFQFAERRMPTLDEINEAAPDTPVFILHLYDRALLNRAALKVVGYTKDTPNPPGGEIQRDSNGNPTGMLIARPNAMILYSTLAKGPKLPLEQQVNSTRQFMRELNRLGLTSAIDAGGGFQNYPEDYEVIAELHEKKQMTLRIAYNLFTQRPGHELEDFEKWTDMLTPGQGSDYFRHNGAGEMLVFSAADFEDFLEPRPDLAPGMEDELERVVRHLVEHRWPFRLHATYDESISRMLDVFEKVNRDIPFNGLHWFFDHAETVTQRNLDRIKELGGGIAVQHRMAFQGEYFAERYGIEATRHTPPVARMLETGVPVGLGTDATRVASYNPWTALYWLVSGRTVGGMQMYDINARLDRDTALMLWTQGSAWFSSEQGKKGQIKSGQLADMVVLSKDYFSVPEEEIKGIESVLTVVDGNIVYAAGSFSAEAPPSIPVLPDWSPVVMVPGHYRSAPPTTTTRVGMMQQAHHCSGPCGVHTHSHEIARGANLPVSEENAFWGALGCSCFAF, from the coding sequence ATGGTTACTTTAGGTAAAGCAGACATCATATTGACGAATGGTCGATTCCATACCGTCGACCGTGGCAACCCCGTTGCCGACGCCGTCGCCATTCGGGACGGTAAGTTTCTTGAAGTCGGCAGTCTGGCCGACGTGATGCAACACCATTGCGAAGGCACCAAAGTGATTGACCTTAAGGGTCATACCGCCATCCCCGGCCTGAACGACTCCCATCTTCATTTGATCCGCGGTGGGCTCAATTACAACCTCGAATTACGCTGGGAAGGCGTGCCCTCCATTGCTGATGCACTGCGCATGCTGCGGGAACAGGCGCTGCGCACACCGTCTCCCCAGTGGGTGCGTGTGGTGGGCGGCTGGACCGAGTTCCAATTTGCCGAACGTCGTATGCCGACGCTGGATGAGATCAATGAAGCGGCGCCCGATACACCGGTATTCATCCTGCATCTCTATGACCGCGCCCTGCTCAACCGTGCAGCGTTAAAAGTGGTCGGTTACACCAAAGACACGCCGAATCCGCCGGGTGGCGAGATCCAGCGCGACAGCAATGGCAACCCAACCGGCATGCTGATTGCGCGTCCGAACGCGATGATCCTCTACTCCACCTTAGCGAAAGGTCCCAAGCTGCCGCTGGAACAGCAGGTGAATTCAACGCGTCAGTTTATGCGCGAACTGAACCGCCTGGGCCTGACCAGCGCCATTGATGCCGGCGGTGGCTTCCAGAATTACCCGGAAGATTACGAAGTGATTGCTGAACTGCATGAGAAAAAGCAGATGACGCTGCGTATCGCCTACAACCTGTTTACCCAACGTCCGGGCCATGAGCTGGAAGATTTCGAAAAGTGGACGGATATGCTGACGCCGGGCCAGGGCAGCGACTATTTCCGCCATAACGGCGCCGGTGAAATGCTGGTATTTTCCGCGGCCGATTTCGAAGACTTCCTCGAACCACGCCCGGATTTGGCGCCAGGTATGGAAGATGAACTGGAGCGCGTAGTGCGTCACCTGGTGGAGCACCGCTGGCCGTTCCGTCTGCATGCCACTTACGATGAATCCATCAGTCGCATGCTGGATGTGTTTGAAAAAGTAAACCGCGACATCCCCTTCAACGGGCTGCACTGGTTCTTCGACCACGCCGAAACCGTAACGCAACGTAACCTTGATCGTATTAAAGAGTTAGGCGGAGGCATTGCCGTGCAGCATCGCATGGCCTTCCAGGGCGAATACTTCGCCGAGCGTTACGGTATTGAAGCCACCCGACACACGCCGCCGGTCGCGCGTATGCTAGAAACCGGCGTGCCGGTTGGTTTGGGAACCGATGCTACCCGTGTCGCTAGCTATAACCCATGGACCGCACTTTACTGGCTGGTGTCTGGCCGAACCGTTGGTGGTATGCAGATGTACGACATCAACGCACGCCTTGATCGTGACACCGCGCTGATGTTGTGGACGCAGGGAAGCGCCTGGTTCTCCAGCGAGCAAGGTAAAAAGGGGCAGATCAAATCCGGTCAGCTGGCTGACATGGTGGTACTGAGCAAAGACTACTTCAGCGTGCCGGAAGAGGAGATTAAAGGGATTGAATCGGTGCTGACCGTGGTGGACGGGAATATCGTCTATGCCGCAGGATCCTTTAGCGCGGAAGCACCGCCTTCGATTCCGGTCCTGCCCGATTGGTCGCCCGTCGTCATGGTGCCTGGCCACTATCGCAGCGCACCGCCCACCACAACAACTCGCGTTGGTATGATGCAGCAAGCCCATCACTGCAGCGGCCCGTGCGGCGTACATACCCATTCGCATGAGATTGCGCGCGGCGCCAACCTGCCTGTTTCGGAAGAGAACGCCTTCTGGGGCGCGCTTGGCTGCAGCTGCTTTGCCTTCTAA
- a CDS encoding hydrolase — translation MTTSKLEVLTPQNCQIIFIDQQPQMAFGVQSIDRQVLKNNVVALAKAAKVFNIPTVLTTVETESFSGNTFPELLDVFPGQDILERTSMNSWDDQKVRDALAANGKKKVVVSGLWTEVCNNSFALCAMLEGDYEIYMVADASGGTTKEAHDYAMQRMIQAGVIPVTWQQVMLEWQRDWAHKDTYNAVMDIAKEHSGAYGIGVDYAYTMVHKAPSRQKSEHRTLAPVPAPIR, via the coding sequence ATGACGACGAGCAAACTTGAAGTACTGACACCGCAAAACTGCCAGATCATCTTTATTGACCAGCAGCCACAAATGGCGTTTGGTGTGCAGTCAATTGACCGCCAGGTACTGAAAAACAACGTGGTTGCGCTGGCCAAAGCGGCCAAAGTTTTCAATATTCCTACCGTGCTGACTACCGTTGAGACCGAAAGCTTCTCAGGGAATACCTTCCCGGAGCTGCTGGATGTATTCCCTGGCCAGGATATTCTTGAGCGCACCTCAATGAACTCCTGGGATGATCAGAAAGTCCGTGACGCACTGGCGGCTAACGGTAAAAAGAAAGTTGTGGTTTCAGGTTTGTGGACCGAAGTCTGTAACAACTCTTTCGCGCTGTGCGCCATGCTGGAAGGTGATTATGAAATCTACATGGTGGCTGATGCGTCGGGCGGCACCACGAAAGAGGCCCACGACTATGCGATGCAGCGCATGATTCAGGCCGGTGTCATTCCGGTAACCTGGCAGCAGGTGATGCTGGAGTGGCAGCGCGACTGGGCGCACAAAGACACCTACAACGCGGTAATGGATATTGCCAAAGAGCATTCAGGGGCTTACGGCATTGGTGTGGATTACGCGTACACCATGGTTCATAAAGCGCCTTCACGTCAGAAGAGCGAGCATCGTACTCTGGCTCCGGTCCCTGCACCGATTCGCTAA
- a CDS encoding DUF1427 family protein, translated as MHPLLISLAAGVFIGLLYALLKVRSPAPPAVALVGLLGMIIGSSLGGKLTHPVASAALDDKNRTLTAAERPSQRLVLHPKQEG; from the coding sequence GTGCATCCTTTACTCATTTCTCTGGCTGCTGGCGTGTTTATCGGCTTGCTTTATGCGCTGCTCAAGGTGCGCTCCCCGGCGCCGCCCGCCGTGGCGTTAGTTGGCTTGCTGGGTATGATCATCGGCAGTTCGCTAGGGGGAAAATTGACGCACCCCGTGGCCTCCGCCGCGCTAGACGATAAAAATCGGACTTTAACTGCAGCCGAAAGGCCGTCCCAACGCCTCGTTTTACACCCAAAACAGGAGGGATAA
- a CDS encoding XapX domain-containing protein — MLKTYAISLSVGILVGIIYAVMDVNSPAPPVIALLGLFGMLVGEQIVPLCQRLINRQPITLAWFRHECVPKISGTPPPSGDKTS; from the coding sequence ATGTTGAAAACCTATGCGATTTCGTTATCCGTCGGCATTTTAGTTGGCATTATTTATGCCGTAATGGACGTCAACTCACCTGCGCCACCGGTGATTGCGCTGCTGGGGCTGTTTGGTATGCTGGTGGGCGAGCAGATTGTCCCGCTGTGTCAGCGGCTCATTAACCGTCAGCCGATCACTCTGGCCTGGTTTCGTCATGAATGTGTCCCTAAAATCAGTGGCACACCACCGCCTTCAGGCGACAAAACCTCTTAA
- a CDS encoding response regulator produces MQLSQRIVVVDDERSVRSGLTNLLQSEGYVTQAFESAEALLADASALKDAALFIIDVELKGMSGFDLFRELVQRLENPPGIIISGNGDENMLWYAINLGAITFMRKPIDIDLLFEHIRLAFMSQAMRP; encoded by the coding sequence ATGCAGCTGTCGCAGCGCATTGTCGTTGTTGATGATGAACGTTCTGTTCGCAGTGGCCTGACTAATCTGCTTCAGTCTGAAGGTTATGTAACCCAGGCGTTCGAGTCGGCAGAGGCGCTGTTAGCGGATGCGTCGGCGCTGAAGGACGCTGCGCTGTTCATTATTGATGTTGAACTCAAAGGGATGTCGGGCTTTGACTTGTTCAGGGAGCTGGTTCAGCGTCTTGAGAATCCACCCGGCATTATTATCTCCGGCAACGGTGATGAAAATATGCTCTGGTACGCTATCAATCTGGGCGCGATAACCTTTATGCGAAAACCTATAGATATCGACCTGCTGTTTGAACACATTCGATTGGCGTTTATGTCCCAGGCTATGCGCCCATGA